The Acidimicrobiales bacterium genome includes the window CCCGACCGGCCGGTCGGTGGCCGTCACCGCCGGCCCCCGGTGCCGCTGGGCCGCCGTCGATCGCCGGCCGCCACCCGTTCCCCGACGGCCACCGCTCGCCCCCGTCGGCGGGCCGCGCCGACGGCCCGGTCCGCGAACGTGCCCGCTCGCCCGGGCCGACGGGCGGCGCCGGCGGGCTGGTCCACGAACGCGACCCCTCGCCCCCGTCGGCGGGCGGCGGCGGCGACCGAACGGTCCGCGGCCGTCACGGCTGGGCGTCCTCGCCGACGGGCAGGAGCCGGTCGGCCCCGTCGCCGACGCCGTAGTGGCCGAAGCGCTCGTCGCCCGCGTCCTGGAGGGCGAGGACGGCGGCCGCCCACCCGGCGAACCCCTCCAGGTCGTCGACCGTCGACAGGCTGTCGGCCACGTCGCCGGTGCGGAGCGGCCCGACCAGGTCGGCCCGCTGGGCCTCGGCCTCGGGGTCGTTGCCGGTGATCGCCGTGGCGGCGACGACCGGGACCGGGCCGGACTCGGCCAGCTCCGACAGCAGCGGCACCAGCAGCGCCTCCGGGGGCACGACGGCCCCGTTGCCCGACACGGCCAGCAGGCGGGCGTCGCCGGCCGGTAGCGCCGGCTCGTCGGGCCCGTCCGGTCCCGGCTCGAGGTCGACGAACCCGCTGGCGATCAGCTCGGAGAGCAGCGGGTCGGGCTCGGGCGCCACGGTCGTCGTCGTCACCGGCTGGCCGTCGGGCTCGGCGACCTGGGGCACCGGGCGGAGGGGCTCGGCCAGCACGTCGGCCAGCTCGAGCACGAGCAGACGGCGGATGCGGTCGGGGTCGTCGGAGATGATGCGCACGATCCCGGCCAGCTCCGACCGGGCCTCCTCGTCGTCCAGCCGCAGGCGCTCGGTGAGCCAGAGGGTGCCCCACACGTCGGCTCCGGCAGCGGTGAGCGCGCTCCTCGTGCCGTCCACGGCCTCGCCCTCGACCCCCCGGTCGGCCACCAGCACCACCGGCACGCCGGTCAGGTGGCCCTCGAGCAGGCGGGCGCTCGCCTCCTCGCCCAGCTGGGAGGCCTGCTGCTGGAGGTTGGCGACCTGGGCGGCCAGCCGGTCGTTCTCGGCGTTGGTCTCGTCCAGCCGGTCCTCCAGCCCGGTGAGGTTGTCGCGCAGGCGGGCGACGGTGGCGTCGTCGATGAACGCCGTCCCGGCGGCGATGCCGATGCCGAGGGCGAGGAACACGGCGGCGAGGCTGACGACGTGGAAGCGGAAGTTGATCATCGGGCCGTCAGGTCCACCCAGAGGGTGCGGACGAGGAGCCGGATGGGCTCGCTCACCCACAGCACGACGGCGAAGGTGAAGATGGCCGACAGCACGAGGAACACGAGGTGGCGGCCCCGCACGCCGCCCTGGTACAGCCGGCTCACGCCCTTGGCGTCGACCAGCACGGGGCCGACCCGCATGCGGACGAGGAAGGTCGACGCCATGCCGGCCCGGCCCTTGTCGAGGAACTCGACCATCGAGTTGTGCGTGCCGACGGCGACGATGAGCTCGGCGCCCTTCTCGTAGGCGAGGAGCATGGCGATGTCCTCGCTGGTGCCGGCGGACTCGAACGTGCGGTAGGGCAGGCCGAGCGCGTCCAGCCGGGCGGCGCCCGGCGCCTTGCCGCCCGGGTAGGCGTGGACCACGAGCGCGGCGCCGCAGCGGAGGGCGGCCTCGGTGACCGAGTCCATGTCGCCGATGATCACGTCCGGCCGCACGCCGATGGCGAGGAGGGCGTCGGCCCCGCCGTCCACGCCGATGGCCACCGGCCGGATGTCGCGGATCCAGCCGACCTGGCGGAGGATGTCGAGGTCCTCCCGGTAGTCGGCGCCGCGGACGACGACGAGCGCCTGGCGGTCCCGGAAGTCGACGCCCACGTCGGGCACGTCCGGCTCGTCGGTCAGCAGGTGGCTCTCGCGCTGGAGGTACTCGAGGGTGTTCTCGGCGAAGCGGGCCAGCTCCACCCCCATGGACGCCCTGGCCTCGGCGATGCGCTCCTCGAGCGACGCCAGGCTGTGGCGGGTCCCCTTGGCGATCACGTGCCCGTCGAGCACGACCTGGTCGCCGTCGACGGTCACCACGTCGCCCTCGGCGATCGCCGCCATCACGTCGGGGCCGACGCCGTCGAGCAGGGGGATGCCGGCCGCGGCGACGAGCAGCGGCCCGACGTTCGGGTACCGGCCCGACATCGACTCGGCCGCGTTCACGACCGCGCTGGCCCTGGCCTCGATCAGGGTCTCGGCCGCCACCCGGTCGAGGTCGACGTGGTCGATGACG containing:
- the steA gene encoding putative cytokinetic ring protein SteA produces the protein MRARRDHLPDPAPEPPAQQEDWGPSAERDRSAPVVTARARVDRRTKNLVKRLQPGEIAVIDHVDLDRVAAETLIEARASAVVNAAESMSGRYPNVGPLLVAAAGIPLLDGVGPDVMAAIAEGDVVTVDGDQVVLDGHVIAKGTRHSLASLEERIAEARASMGVELARFAENTLEYLQRESHLLTDEPDVPDVGVDFRDRQALVVVRGADYREDLDILRQVGWIRDIRPVAIGVDGGADALLAIGVRPDVIIGDMDSVTEAALRCGAALVVHAYPGGKAPGAARLDALGLPYRTFESAGTSEDIAMLLAYEKGAELIVAVGTHNSMVEFLDKGRAGMASTFLVRMRVGPVLVDAKGVSRLYQGGVRGRHLVFLVLSAIFTFAVVLWVSEPIRLLVRTLWVDLTAR
- a CDS encoding copper transporter, whose translation is MINFRFHVVSLAAVFLALGIGIAAGTAFIDDATVARLRDNLTGLEDRLDETNAENDRLAAQVANLQQQASQLGEEASARLLEGHLTGVPVVLVADRGVEGEAVDGTRSALTAAGADVWGTLWLTERLRLDDEEARSELAGIVRIISDDPDRIRRLLVLELADVLAEPLRPVPQVAEPDGQPVTTTTVAPEPDPLLSELIASGFVDLEPGPDGPDEPALPAGDARLLAVSGNGAVVPPEALLVPLLSELAESGPVPVVAATAITGNDPEAEAQRADLVGPLRTGDVADSLSTVDDLEGFAGWAAAVLALQDAGDERFGHYGVGDGADRLLPVGEDAQP